A single window of Polyodon spathula isolate WHYD16114869_AA chromosome 2, ASM1765450v1, whole genome shotgun sequence DNA harbors:
- the LOC121296896 gene encoding protein arginine N-methyltransferase 9-like, which produces MPNPSTRPRPNRVRRNRRVVGGDAARNELVSRSLESAQQCLVNQDYGTAFAHYLLVLNLAPALKDFARESFRFTLFKWAEELDVLSRIQDIFDCYEQALELFPNDEVIVNSMGEHLFRLGFRDEAAGYFHKALKLKPDFVDAKENFHRVANWLVERWHFLMLNDHKRNAKYQRAIQKAVQSGYNTVLDIGTGTGILSMFAKKAGASEVCACELSNTMYELACEVVSANAMEGEIKPYKISSLPQQFPENIINKVSLVVTETVDAGLFGEGIVETLIHAWKHLLLPPQISEGQAVPSSGVGRVIPASATVFGMAVQCPEIRRHHRLGVVEVGGVCLTAAPELHSPAIYSTDSDDSTEPYTTERLSRVPGGYTPLTEHFQALTVDFNSPQELGGLCSQKPSRICLPITKHGVLDAIVAWFVLQLDEENSLSTGPEEETCWEQAVYPVQNLLDCAVKPGDSLILEVSCQDAYLRICMVSLVRAGDGMETELDGDPSLSSSSEAELCSALACLQTTQGRDQRKCMLESSEIALLNNVKYHDSFKRALSKLLSSIRAGGKSERMVLDGTDCSADCGNSQRQDCSNTASDPLYVLDVSEGFSILSLIAAKLGSVKAYSSVEKEQHQTVLKILAETNGVCEEMLEFWLNHVEDDSALLQRPTTDKMWSAVILDCIETCGLIRQELMEKAALARCLLEPGGRIFPGRIVMYGMLVESETLLQESAVQGTDPTLGLNIGPFINQFTVPVHVFLDINTLPCVHLSQKVELFTLDLMYPNENYNSREVKVQACSSGRVTAIPFWYQVHLDDEISMSTFSEDSHWKQAAVVLDEAIEVKAGDQLLLNIQQHKNSMSITAKKGGEHTATGSAD; this is translated from the exons ATGCCCAACCCCAGCACCAGACCCAGACCCAATCGTGTGAGACGGAATCGTAGAGTGGTGGGAGGAGATGCTGCCAGGAATGAGCTGGTCTCCAGGTCTCTAGAAAGTGCACAGCAGTGTCTGGTTAATCAGGACTATGGAACAGCCTTTGCACACTATCTCCTGGTGCTTAATCTGGCCCCTGCTCTGAAGGATTTTGCCAGA GAATCGTTCAGATTTACTCTTTTCAAATGGGCAGAAGAGCTGGATGTCCTCAGCCGTATCCAGGATATATTTGATTGCTATGAGCAGGCGCTTGAGCTGTTTCCTAATGATGAAGTCATTGTCAACAGTATGGGAGAACACCTTTTCAG ATTGGGGTTTCGAGATGAAGCAGCTGGCTATTTCCACAAAGCTCTGAAGCTAAAACCAGATTTTGTTGATGCCAAGGAGAATTTCCACAGAGTGGCTAACTGGTTGGTGGAGCGCTGGCATTTCCTGATGCTGAATGACCACAAGAGGAACGCAAAATACCAGCGGGCCATCCAAAAAGCAGTGCAGTCTGGGTACAACACCGTGCTGGATATAGGGACAGGCACTGGCATTCTAAG TATGTTTGCTAAAAAAGCAGGTGCTTCTGAAGTGTGTGCCTGTGAGCTATCCAACACCATGTATGAACTTGCCTGTGAGGTGGTATCAGCCAATGCTATGGAAGGAGAGATCAAGCCCTACAAGATATCCT ctcttccgcagcaattcccagagaa cataatcaacaa AGTTTCACTGGTAGTGACAGAAACAGTAGACGCAGGGCTGTTTGGTGAAGGCATTGTGGAAACTTTGATTCATGCTTGGAAACACTTGCTTTTACCACCCCAG ATTTCAGAAGGCCAAGCTGTTCCCTCTAGTGGAGTGGGTCGTGTCATTCCTGCAAGTGCCACTGTGTTTGGGATGGCAGTGCAATGCCCAGAGATACGCAGACATCACAG GCTAGGTGTGGTCGAAGTGGGAGGGGTGTGTTTGACAGCAGCCCCAGAGCTCCACAGTCCTGCCATCTACTCCACAGACTCGGATGACTCTACAGAACCTTATACCACAGAAAGGCTGAGCCGGGTTCCTGGGGGGTACACCCCTCTGACTGAGCACTTCCAGGCTCTCACTGTTGATTTCAACAGCCCACAG GAGCTGGGAGGCCTGTGCTCTCAGAAGCCATCTCGGATCTGTTTGCCTATTACCAAACATGGTGTGTTAGACGCCATTGTTGCCTGGTTTGTTTTACAACTTGATGAGGAGAACAGCCTTTCAACAGGGCCTGAGGAAGAGACCTGCTGGGAGCAGGCTGTCTATCCAGTGCAGAATCTGcttg ATTGTGCAGTAAAGCCTGGAGATAGTCTGATATTGGAGGTCTCATGCCAGGATGCCTATCTAAGGATCTGCATGGTTTCTCTTGTGAGGGCAGGAGATGGAATGGAAACTGAACTAGATGGAGATCCCAGTTTGAGTTCGAGTAGTGAAGCTGAACTGTGCAGCGCCTTAGCCTGCCTTCAGACCACCCAAGGCAGGGATCAGCGGAAGTGTATGCTGGAATCTTCTGAAATAGCCCTGCTTAACAATGTAAAGTACCATGACAGTTTTAAGAGAGCGTTAAGCAAATTGTTGTCCTCCATAAGAGCAGGTGGTAAATCAGAGCGCATGGTGCTGGATGGGACGGACTGCAGCGCAGACTGTGGGAACAGTCAGAGACAGGACTGTTCAAATACAGCCTCTGACCCCTTATATGTATTGGATGTCTCAGAAGGCTTCTCCATCCTGTCACTGATAGCTGCCAAGTTGGGGTCAGTGAAGGCCTATAGCTCAGTGGAAAAAGAGCAGCACCAAACAGTACTTAAGATCTTGGCAGAGACTAATGGAGTTTGTGAAGAAATGCTGGAGTTTTGGCTCAATCACGTGGAAGATGACTCGGCTCTTTTGCAGAGGCCTACAACAGACAAGATGTGGAGCGCAGTCATCCTGGATTGTATTGAGACGTGTGGGCTGATTCGACAAGAGCTGATGGAGAAGGCTGCCCTGGCCAG GTGTCTGCTCGAACCTGGTGGAAGGATTTTCCCTGGGCGCATAGTGATGTACGGTATGCTGGTGGAGTCTGAGACCTTGCTGCAGGAGAGTGCTGTCCAGGGCACAGACCCTACTCTAGGATTAAATATCGGCCCTTTCATTAACCAGTTCACA GTCCCAGTCCATGTCTTCCTGGATATTAACACCCTACCCTGTGTCCATCTAAGCCAGAAGGTTGAGCTGTTCACACTGGACCTCATGTACCCAAATGAAAACTATAACAGCAGAGAGGTTAAG GTACAAGCCTGCTCTTCAGGTAGAGTGACAGCCATCCCATTTTGGTATCAAGTTCACCTGGATGATGAAATCAGCATGAGTACCTTCAGTGAAGATTCCCACTGGAAGCAAGCAGCTGTGGTCCTTGATGAAGCCATAGAGGTTAAGGCTGGTGACCAGCTCCTACTAAACATTCagcaacacaaaaacagcatGTCAATCACAGCCAAGAAAGGAGGTGAACACACTGCCACGGGCTCTGCAGACTGA